One stretch of Danio rerio strain Tuebingen ecotype United States chromosome 6, GRCz12tu, whole genome shotgun sequence DNA includes these proteins:
- the fzd7b gene encoding frizzled-7b precursor: MMAVREVGPCVYKTYCVFITTLLFGLSSAQYHGEKGISVPEHGFCQPISIPLCTDIQYNQTIMPNLLGHTNQEDAGLEVHQFYPLVKVQCSQDLKFFLCSMYAPVCTVLEQAIPPCRTLCERARQGCEALMNKFGFQWPERLRCENFPVHGAGEICVGQNKSDPDVPTTNPTPYIPEPFSPRIHTPRQNQAFTCPLQLTVPSYLNYHFLGAKNCGAPCEHKQPYGLMYFKEEEVRFGRLWVGIWSILCCVSTLFTVLTYLVDMRRFHYPERPIIFLSGCYFMVAVAYAAGFLLEDKVVCIDKFRDDAFKTVAQGTKKEGCTILFMVLYFFGMASSIWWVILSLTWFLSAGMKWGHEAIEANSQYFHLAAWAVPAVKTITILALGQVDGDLLTGVCYVGIYNVDALRGFVLAPLFVYLFIGTSFLLAGFVSLFRIRTIMKHDGTKTEKLEKLMVRIGVFSVLYTVPATIVIACYFYEQAFREQWEKTWHMQTCKRFAVPCPNNNFAPMTPDFTVFMIKYLMTMIVGITSGFWIWSGKTLQSWRRFYKRLGNNQGETTV, from the coding sequence ATGATGGCGGTACGGGAAGTTGGGCCATGTGTCTACAAAACATACTGCGTGTTCATCACAACACTTCTGTTTGGACTGTCTTCCGCCCAGTATCACGGAGAAAAGGGCATCTCCGTCCCAGAGCATGGTTTCTGCCAGCCCATATCTATTCCCCTGTGTACAGACATTCAGTATAACCAAACGATCATGCCAAACCTGTTGGGACACACCAACCAGGAGGACGCAGGACTAGAGGTGCACCAGTTCTACCCTCTGGTCAAAGTTCAGTGTTCTCAAGATCTGAAGTTTTTCCTCTGCTCCATGTACGCGCCAGTGTGCACCGTTCTGGAACAAGCAATTCCACCCTGTCGCACTTTGTGCGAGCGTGCAAGACAAGGATGCGAGGCCCTCATGAACAAGTTTGGCTTCCAGTGGCCTGAAAGACTCCGCTGTGAAAACTTCCCTGTTCACGGAGCAGGAGAGATCTGCGTGGGACAGAACAAATCAGACCCTGATGTCCCGACGACAAACCCCACGCCATACATACCAGAACCCTTCAGTCCACGAATTCATACGCCACGCCAAAATCAGGCATTCACATGCCCTCTTCAACTCACAGTCCCTTCCTACCTCAACTACCACTTTTTGGGAGCGAAAAACTGCGGTGCTCCTTGCGAGCACAAACAACCATATGGCCTGATGTACTTTAAGGAGGAAGAGGTACGATTTGGTCGCCTCTGGGTGGGAATCTGGTCTATCCTGTGCTGTGTGAGTACCCTGTTCACGGTCCTCACTTACCTTGTGGATATGCGCCGGTTCCATTATCCGGAGCGCCCCATCATCTTCCTCTCTGGGTGTTACTTTATGGTGGCGGTGGCTTACGCGGCAGGTTTTTTGCTGGAGGACAAAGTGGTCTGCATCGATAAATTCCGGGATGATGCTTTTAAGACTGTGGCTCAAGGGACTAAAAAAGAGGGCTGCACCATTCTCTTCATGGTGCTGTATTTCTTTGGCATGGCCAGCTCCATTTGGTGGGTGATCCTCTCTCTCACTTGGTTCCTCTCTGCCGGGATGAAATGGGGCCATGAAGCTATCGAAGCCAACTCTCAATATTTTCATCTAGCAGCATGGGCTGTTCCTGCTGTGAAGACCATCACCATCCTCGCTTTGGGTCAAGTGGATGGAGATCTTCTGACCGGCGTATGTTATGTAGGCATCTACAATGTTGACGCACTGCGTGGATTCGTTCTCGCCCCCCTTTTTGTTTACCTCTTCATCGGTACGTCTTTCCTTCTGGCTGGATTTGTTTCGTTGTTCCGCATTCGCACTATCATGAAGCATGACGGCACCAAGACGGAGAAACTAGAGAAGCTCATGGTACGGATTGGGGTGTTCAGCGTCCTCTACACCGTTCCTGCAACCATCGTCATTGCGTGTTACTTCTACGAACAGGCGTTTCGTGAGCAGTGGGAAAAAACCTGGCATATGCAAACGTGCAAGCGTTTTGCAGTGCCATGCCCAAACAACAACTTTGCACCAATGACACCCGATTTCACTGTGTTTATGATCAAGTACCTCATGACCATGATCGTAGGCATAACATCAGGATTCTGGATTTGGTCTGGAAAAACTCTACAGTCATGGCGCAGGTTTTACAAACGGCTAGGCAACAACCAAGGGGAAACAACGGTGTGA
- the sumo1 gene encoding small ubiquitin-related modifier 1, translating to MSDTETKPSSDGGEKKDGEYIKLKVIGQDNSEIHFKVKMTTHLKKLKESYSQRQGVPVNSLRFLFEGQRITDNLTPKELGMEDEDVIEVYQEQTGGCRND from the exons ATGTCAGACACG gaGACCAAGCCCTCAAGTGATGGAGGCGAGAAGAAGGATGGAGAGTACATTAAACTCAAAGTGATCGGTCAG GACAACAGTGAAATTCACTTTAAAGTGAAGATGACGACACATTTAAAGAAGCTGAAGGAATCCTACAGTCAGAGACAG GGTGTACCCGTGAACTCTCTAAGGTTTCTCTTTGAGGGACAGAGAATCACAGACAACCTGACCCCCAAAGAG ctgggAATGGAAGATGAGGACGTGATCGAGGTGTATCAGGAACAGACTGGAGGCTGTCGGAACGACTAG